The genomic region ATGAACTGCTGACCTTGAGCGCGCCAGTGGTCCTCATCGGCAATAAACGCCCGGAATTCGATTCCTATTATTGGGACGATGAGGGCGGCGCCCGTTCGGCCGTCAACCACTTCATACAGCAGGGACACCGGCGTATCGGCATCATCACCTCGCCCATCGAAGACGATGTCGTTCAGCAGCGCCGGATCGAGGGCTACCAGATTGCCATGAAGCGCGCCGGCATCGAAATCGATCCAAACTGGATGCAGAGCGGCCTGACGGAGAAACACGCCGGCATCAGCGAGGAAAGTGGCAACGAAGCCATGCAGGCCTTCCTGAGGCTATCCGAACGCGTTACGGCCGTGTATGCGATAGGTGATACGCTCGCTATCGGCGCCTGGTACGCCCTGCGAAAGGCCGGCCTCCGGGTGCCTCAAGACGTGGCGCTCATCGGCTACAACGACATTAAAACCAGCCTCTACATCGGGTTGTCGAGCGTGGATCAGAAAATGCAACAGGTGGGCCATCAGGCGACCGACCGTATGATCTTCCGCCTGCTCAACCGAAATACCGAGCAACGGGTGGATGTGCTGACGGTGCCCGAGCTGCGCGTGCGTGAATCTTCAACATTCGATCGTACCAAATAAACCGCAGCGTGCCCGTATCTTCGGCACCTCACTGGCCGTCGATCGAAACCACTGCT from Rhodothermales bacterium harbors:
- a CDS encoding LacI family DNA-binding transcriptional regulator, producing IYNVAERAGVAISTVSRVLNNSSDVSDLTRARVLQAIEELRFRPDRTAKTLAQKQTESLVIAMPSFTTPFHTELLKGVRSRIKELEYDLLLFDLGSRNPKEKLLDFLSKGSVDGLLLAMHVDDELADELLTLSAPVVLIGNKRPEFDSYYWDDEGGARSAVNHFIQQGHRRIGIITSPIEDDVVQQRRIEGYQIAMKRAGIEIDPNWMQSGLTEKHAGISEESGNEAMQAFLRLSERVTAVYAIGDTLAIGAWYALRKAGLRVPQDVALIGYNDIKTSLYIGLSSVDQKMQQVGHQATDRMIFRLLNRNTEQRVDVLTVPELRVRESSTFDRTK